One genomic window of Ruminococcus gauvreauii includes the following:
- a CDS encoding citrate/2-methylcitrate synthase: MSTNHSDSNTVKIEQDKDFEELLKYCMISGKINLDLYAEYDVKRGLRDSNGKGVLTGLTEISDVCAYDTVDGRKIPSDGRLYYQGYDVMDLVKSYKNRRFGFEEVTYLLMFGELPNRSQMEKFMDILFDMQDLSGRFIRDVIMKASNANIMNAMQRCILTLYSYDDNPDDISIPNVLRQSLELIGKMPLIAVYSYHAFQHFRLDKNLLIRNPERGLSVAENILHMLREDGKFSELEAKVLDIALVLHTEHGGGNNSTFTTHVVTSTGTDTYSAIAASIGSLKGPRHGGANLKVQDMFANIMENCPDWTDEIKIRAYLNDILDRKAFDNSGLIYGMGHAVYTESDPRCVILKDYARSLAEEKGLMDQFALYELVERNAGELIMNKRKLFKPVCANVDFYSGFVYTMLGIPRELFTPIFAIARISGWCAHRLEELVNQGKIIRPAYKYVGTHKQFEDIDER, translated from the coding sequence ATGAGCACAAATCATTCTGATTCCAATACTGTGAAGATTGAGCAGGACAAGGATTTCGAAGAGCTGTTGAAATATTGTATGATATCCGGCAAGATTAATCTGGACCTGTATGCAGAGTATGACGTAAAGAGAGGACTTCGTGATTCAAACGGTAAGGGTGTGCTGACAGGGCTGACAGAGATATCTGATGTCTGTGCATACGATACGGTGGACGGACGTAAGATCCCGAGTGACGGGCGGCTGTACTATCAGGGATATGATGTGATGGACCTGGTAAAGAGCTATAAGAACCGCAGATTTGGGTTTGAAGAAGTGACGTATCTTCTGATGTTTGGGGAGCTTCCGAACAGATCTCAGATGGAAAAATTCATGGATATTCTGTTTGACATGCAGGACCTTTCCGGACGTTTCATCCGCGATGTCATCATGAAGGCGTCCAATGCCAATATCATGAATGCGATGCAGCGGTGCATCCTGACACTGTACAGCTACGATGATAACCCGGATGATATTTCGATTCCGAATGTTCTGCGCCAGTCCCTGGAACTGATTGGAAAGATGCCGCTGATCGCGGTGTATTCCTACCATGCATTCCAGCACTTCCGTCTCGATAAGAATCTGCTGATTCGAAATCCTGAGCGCGGGCTGTCTGTTGCAGAGAATATTCTTCACATGCTGCGCGAAGACGGAAAATTTTCAGAGCTGGAGGCAAAGGTGCTGGATATCGCACTGGTTCTTCATACTGAGCATGGCGGCGGAAATAACTCGACATTTACCACGCACGTTGTGACTTCGACGGGAACAGATACATATTCTGCGATTGCAGCATCCATCGGTTCACTGAAAGGACCGCGCCACGGCGGTGCAAACCTGAAGGTTCAGGATATGTTTGCCAATATTATGGAAAATTGTCCGGACTGGACGGATGAAATCAAAATCCGTGCCTATCTGAATGATATTCTGGATAGAAAAGCGTTTGACAACAGCGGACTTATCTATGGCATGGGACACGCCGTTTATACAGAGTCTGATCCGAGATGTGTGATACTGAAGGACTATGCAAGAAGTCTTGCCGAGGAAAAGGGTCTGATGGATCAATTTGCACTGTATGAGCTGGTAGAGAGAAATGCCGGCGAGCTGATCATGAACAAGAGAAAACTGTTTAAGCCTGTCTGCGCAAATGTGGATTTCTACAGCGGATTCGTATATACCATGCTTGGCATTCCGAGGGAACTGTTCACTCCGATTTTTGCAATTGCCCGTATATCCGGATGGTGTGCACACCGCCTGGAAGAGCTGGTAAACCAGGGGAAAATCATTCGCCCTGCTTACAAATATGTGGGAACACATAAACAATTCGAAGATATCGACGAAAGATAA
- a CDS encoding DegV family protein, with protein MDFKIVVDSSGEFTEEMKADPRFESVPLILDVDGESIVDDETFVQADFLRKVAASPNCPKSSCPSPESFRRAFDCGAKHVYAVTLSAELSGSFNSAMLGRDLLLEEKPDQKIYVFNSRSASIGETLIAMKIAEFEEAGMEFEEIVQAVEAYIASQNTFFVLENLDTLRKNGRLSLVKAFVASALKIKPVMGATDEGTICQLDQARGINKALVKMVDYVAERTADSANRVLAISHCNCAERAEIVKEGIMARMKVKDAVILDTRGLSSMYANDGGVIVVI; from the coding sequence ATGGATTTTAAAATAGTAGTGGACAGCAGCGGAGAATTTACGGAGGAGATGAAAGCGGACCCCCGTTTTGAGTCAGTTCCGCTGATCCTGGACGTGGACGGCGAATCCATTGTTGACGATGAGACGTTCGTGCAGGCGGATTTTCTGAGGAAAGTAGCTGCTTCCCCAAACTGTCCGAAGTCTTCATGTCCGTCGCCGGAGAGCTTCCGAAGAGCATTTGACTGCGGCGCCAAGCATGTCTATGCGGTGACGCTGTCGGCAGAACTGAGCGGATCTTTTAACAGTGCGATGCTGGGACGGGATCTTCTGCTGGAGGAGAAGCCGGATCAGAAGATTTATGTGTTTAATTCCAGAAGTGCATCGATCGGGGAAACATTGATCGCGATGAAGATTGCGGAATTTGAAGAGGCCGGAATGGAATTCGAAGAAATCGTACAGGCGGTAGAGGCGTATATTGCCAGCCAGAATACCTTTTTTGTATTGGAGAATCTGGACACACTCCGCAAGAACGGACGTCTGAGTCTGGTTAAGGCGTTTGTGGCGTCTGCTCTTAAGATCAAACCGGTGATGGGGGCGACAGACGAGGGCACAATCTGTCAGCTGGATCAGGCAAGAGGCATTAACAAGGCTCTGGTCAAAATGGTAGATTATGTGGCGGAACGCACCGCAGACAGTGCGAACCGTGTGCTGGCGATCTCTCACTGTAACTGTGCGGAACGCGCAGAGATCGTGAAAGAAGGAATTATGGCACGCATGAAGGTAAAAGATGCGGTGATTCTGGACACCAGGGGCCTGAGCTCCATGTACGCAAATGACGGCGGTGTGATCGTTGTGATCTGA
- the xylB gene encoding xylulokinase, whose protein sequence is MLYIGIDLGTSAVKLLLMDEKGTIYKTVSREYPLYFPRPGWSQQDPEDWFVQTMNGLLELTDGADKGSIRGISFGGQMHGLVVLDDRDRVIRPAILWNDGRTGEETDYLNHQIGQDKLSEYTANIAFAGFTAPKILWLAKHEPENFKRISKIMLPKDYLAYRLSGEFCTDMSDASGMLLLNVKERCWSEEMLSLCGITAKQLPKLYESYEPVGTLKPQIADELGLPHTVKVIAGAGDNAAAAVGTGTVGDGMCNLSLGTSGTIFISSDTFGVDENNALHSFAHADGHYHLMGCMLSAASCNKWWNDDILKTSDYAAEQKNITRLGENQVFYLPYLMGERSPHNDPNARAVFLGMTMDTAREDMTQAVLEGVAFALRDSLEVARSLGIQITRTKICGGGAKSPLWKTIIANVMNLKVDVPETEEGPALGAAMLAAVGCGEYPDVISAADAIVKVVQTVEPDPALAAKYEARYQKFRTLYPALKDIF, encoded by the coding sequence ATGCTGTATATCGGTATCGATCTCGGTACTTCGGCAGTCAAATTGCTGCTGATGGACGAAAAAGGAACGATTTATAAAACAGTCAGCCGGGAGTATCCGCTGTATTTCCCACGTCCGGGATGGTCACAGCAGGACCCTGAAGACTGGTTTGTACAGACAATGAACGGCCTGCTGGAACTGACGGACGGTGCTGACAAGGGCAGTATCCGCGGCATCAGTTTCGGGGGCCAGATGCACGGCCTCGTTGTCCTGGATGACCGGGACCGTGTCATCCGCCCCGCCATCCTCTGGAATGACGGCAGAACGGGGGAGGAGACGGATTACCTGAACCACCAGATTGGTCAGGATAAACTCTCCGAATATACTGCCAATATTGCATTTGCAGGTTTTACTGCACCAAAAATTCTCTGGCTTGCAAAACATGAACCGGAAAATTTCAAACGCATCAGCAAGATCATGCTTCCGAAAGATTATCTGGCATACCGCCTGTCCGGCGAGTTCTGTACGGATATGTCGGATGCTTCGGGCATGCTGCTGCTCAATGTAAAAGAAAGATGTTGGTCAGAGGAGATGCTTTCTCTGTGCGGCATCACGGCAAAACAGCTCCCGAAGCTGTATGAGAGCTACGAACCTGTCGGAACGCTGAAACCGCAGATTGCAGATGAGCTTGGCCTCCCGCATACAGTAAAAGTCATCGCAGGAGCAGGCGACAATGCAGCGGCTGCCGTCGGAACCGGAACAGTCGGAGACGGCATGTGTAATCTCTCACTCGGAACTTCCGGGACGATCTTCATCTCCAGTGATACGTTTGGAGTAGATGAAAACAATGCACTGCATTCCTTCGCACATGCGGACGGCCACTATCACCTGATGGGCTGTATGCTCAGCGCTGCATCCTGCAATAAGTGGTGGAATGACGATATCTTAAAGACTTCAGATTATGCGGCAGAACAGAAAAACATCACGCGCCTCGGTGAGAATCAGGTATTCTACCTGCCTTATCTGATGGGAGAACGCTCCCCTCACAATGATCCGAATGCCAGAGCCGTCTTTCTCGGCATGACTATGGATACTGCACGGGAAGATATGACACAGGCCGTCCTCGAAGGCGTTGCCTTTGCCTTAAGAGACTCACTGGAAGTAGCCAGAAGCCTGGGCATCCAAATCACCCGGACAAAAATCTGCGGCGGCGGCGCCAAGAGCCCGCTCTGGAAGACCATCATCGCGAATGTCATGAACCTGAAGGTCGATGTGCCCGAAACGGAAGAAGGTCCCGCCCTCGGAGCCGCCATGCTCGCAGCAGTGGGCTGCGGAGAATATCCGGATGTCATAAGCGCTGCGGACGCGATCGTAAAGGTCGTACAGACGGTGGAACCGGATCCGGCACTTGCTGCAAAATACGAAGCGCGGTATCAGAAATTCAGGACGTTGTATCCTGCTTTAAAAGACATCTTCTAA